In Candidatus Eisenbacteria bacterium, the DNA window CGGGATCGGCGCGCGCGACCTCAGGGAGTGCCTGCTTCTGCAGCTCAGGGCGAGGGGGCTCGAGGGAAGCGTGGCCTGGCGGGTCCTCGACGAGCAGTGGGACAACCTGACCAAGCGCAAGCACGCGGAGATCGCGCGGGAGCTGAAGGTCCCGCTGGAGAGGATCCAGGAGGCGACCGACCAGATCGCCACCCTGCGTCCCCACCCGGGACGTCTCGTGACGGCCGACGACATCCGCTACATCTATCCGGATCTCATCGTCGAGAAGATCGGCGACGCCTACGAGGTCTACCTGAACGACCGCTCGATCCCGCGCCTGAGGGTCAGCCGGGCCTACGAAGGGGTGCTCCTGGGCATGGGGAGTGGAGATCCCAAGGCGCGGGAGTATGTCCAGGGCAAGCTCAACTCGGCGCGCTGGCTCATCCAGGCGATCGAGAAGCGCAGGCGCACGATGATCCGCGTGATGGAGGCGATCCAGGACGAGCAGCGCGACTTCTTCGAACACGGCGTGTCGCACTTGAAGCCGATGACGCTGCAGGATATCGGCTCCCGCGTCGGGATCCACGAGTCGACCGTGGCTCGCGTCACGAAGGGCAAGTACGTGCAGACGCCCCGCGGGGTCTTTCCCATGAAGTTCTTCTTCTCCAGCAGGCTCCACACGCAGTGGGGGGAGGACGCGTCGGCAAAGGCGGTGAAGGAGAGGATTCGAGAGCTCGTCGACGGAGAAGAGAAGAACAGCCCTCTCTCGGACGACAGGATCGCCAAGATCCTGCAGGGGGAGGGGATCCAGATCGCGCGCAGGACGGTCGCGAAGTACAGGGAGCAGATGAAGATCGACAAGGCGCAGTTCCGCAAACGCCACCCGAAGCGGGGGGAGGCGGGCGAGTAGCGGGGCGGCCCGCAACGAGGAGGAACGATGGATATCATCACCACCGCGAGAAGGTTCGAGATGACTCAGGGCGTCCGGGATCACGCCGAGAAGCGGCTGCAGAAGCTCGCCCGCTACTCGGACCACATCCAGGAAGTCCATCTCGTGCTCGCGCAGGAGAAGCACAGACAGATCGCGGAGTTGACCGTGCACGCCAGCGGGGCCGAGCTGACGAGTCGCGAAGAGAGCCACGACATGCTCTCGTCGATCGACAGCGTGGTGGACAGACTCGAGCGTCAGGTGAAGAAGCTCAACGCAAGGATGAAGGACCGCAAGTCCCGCCGGCCGGTGCCGATCGGCGTCCCCGTGGAGGAGGGGGATCTGG includes these proteins:
- the rpoN gene encoding RNA polymerase factor sigma-54; translation: LAEYVVGMLDDRGWILDSNAQIAEAVGATEGEVAAVIAKLQTCEPPGIGARDLRECLLLQLRARGLEGSVAWRVLDEQWDNLTKRKHAEIARELKVPLERIQEATDQIATLRPHPGRLVTADDIRYIYPDLIVEKIGDAYEVYLNDRSIPRLRVSRAYEGVLLGMGSGDPKAREYVQGKLNSARWLIQAIEKRRRTMIRVMEAIQDEQRDFFEHGVSHLKPMTLQDIGSRVGIHESTVARVTKGKYVQTPRGVFPMKFFFSSRLHTQWGEDASAKAVKERIRELVDGEEKNSPLSDDRIAKILQGEGIQIARRTVAKYREQMKIDKAQFRKRHPKRGEAGE
- the raiA gene encoding ribosome-associated translation inhibitor RaiA; its protein translation is MDIITTARRFEMTQGVRDHAEKRLQKLARYSDHIQEVHLVLAQEKHRQIAELTVHASGAELTSREESHDMLSSIDSVVDRLERQVKKLNARMKDRKSRRPVPIGVPVEEGDLAEVEPEEEWSPVVVRGLQWHPEPISVEDAIRLMREKDNDLLLFKNARSGKVSLVHLRPDGNFGFVEAE